Proteins from a single region of Mucilaginibacter daejeonensis:
- a CDS encoding SusC/RagA family TonB-linked outer membrane protein, whose product MIADLFKLPSGKKMCLFMILCLLSISTAFAQQLTVTGTVTDDTGETVPGTAVSIKGKQGGTATDVNGKYTIKASKGDVLLFRSLGYSDQEATVGDNPVVNIKFSKTNQTLTDVVVIGYGTQKRTDVTGAVASLKAGNIPERPVTRVDQALVGQIAGVTVKQTTGVPGKAFSVQVRGTGSISAGNEPLYVIDGFPLTPAAPNGSGNYATGNPLDNINPADIESIEVLKDAAAAAIYGSRSSNGVVLITTRRGKAGKPQISYNAFAGFSEKTRGLKMLNGDQWIDRATEMINAAWVASGTGRTADQTNDQRRAILGLPAGGVNTAYMTDDRWFQPGHPGLTFVDWQKEAFRKGITQSHQLSASGGTENVRYFFSGNYNGQDGIVRGLDYKAYSLRANVDVTANKYLKFGVNISPTYSIAHDPGVEGKDNIFHQLLSATPVQESGPGVFMNTGQWSQYAWSVSTNSPISKLLYNVGENKRYRTLGTIYAELNILKNLTFRTTLNLDNTDNTSRSYSPYLNASSASARAAQTTILTSGSYNTFRKQTFVNENTLNYNTTFAKDHSLNLLAGFSFTTDRIDLQTMSSNGGYSSNVIQTLNAANAITGGSTAEKNTLESMFGRAQYAYKNKYLLSASIRRDGSSRFGADSKYGYFPSASVGWRISEESFAKGWGALSDLKLRYSYGQGGNYNIGNYSTIAQIGLYNYSLNGASVVGQNGSNNPTTDLRWEKTKTNDVGVDFGFFKNRLTGSIDYYIKDNTDLLLNVPTLAVTGFQSTLANAGSVRNKGLEIELTSQNFVRSKFTWSTTVNVSHNTNKVTALASGQTQLLIPSSFDIEHSILRVGEPLYSIYAVKQIGILSQADINNNYPVYQGSTKETVGDPKYYDANGDGVIDANDRVIVGQPNPKWIWGITNTFRYGSFDLSVLVQGQNGGYIYSLLGRALTRTGQGFTDNAPAFYDQRWRSPSNPGDGKVSKAYSTFGRIANTDWLYSSDYFRVRNITLGYNVGNNFKKVGFIRSARVYVTAENFFGHDKYYGGLNPEATNTNLSGSNTYPEAGDYGGLPLVRSLVFGLNFGF is encoded by the coding sequence ATGATAGCAGATCTATTTAAACTGCCCTCGGGCAAAAAAATGTGCTTGTTCATGATCTTGTGCCTGCTGAGTATCAGTACAGCGTTCGCACAACAACTCACCGTTACCGGTACCGTTACCGACGATACGGGCGAGACCGTTCCGGGTACCGCCGTAAGCATCAAAGGTAAACAAGGCGGCACTGCTACCGATGTGAACGGCAAATACACCATCAAGGCCAGCAAAGGCGATGTGCTTTTGTTTCGCTCTTTAGGATACTCTGACCAAGAAGCCACCGTTGGCGACAACCCGGTGGTGAACATCAAGTTCAGCAAGACCAACCAAACCCTTACCGATGTGGTAGTGATCGGTTACGGTACCCAAAAACGCACCGATGTTACCGGCGCCGTGGCCAGCCTGAAGGCGGGCAATATACCGGAGCGCCCTGTTACCCGTGTGGATCAGGCTTTAGTAGGCCAGATCGCTGGTGTTACCGTTAAACAGACCACCGGCGTACCTGGTAAGGCCTTTAGCGTACAGGTACGTGGTACAGGTTCTATTTCGGCCGGTAACGAGCCATTGTACGTGATCGACGGTTTTCCGTTGACCCCTGCTGCACCTAACGGATCGGGCAACTATGCTACCGGTAACCCGTTAGATAACATCAACCCTGCCGATATCGAATCTATCGAGGTTTTAAAAGATGCCGCCGCGGCCGCCATTTACGGTTCGCGTTCATCTAACGGTGTGGTATTGATCACCACCCGCCGTGGTAAGGCCGGTAAACCACAGATCAGCTACAATGCATTTGCCGGTTTCAGCGAAAAGACCCGCGGACTGAAAATGCTTAACGGCGATCAGTGGATCGATCGTGCTACTGAAATGATCAATGCTGCATGGGTTGCTTCAGGCACCGGCCGTACCGCCGACCAAACCAATGATCAGCGTCGCGCTATCTTAGGTTTGCCTGCCGGTGGTGTGAATACCGCCTACATGACCGATGACCGTTGGTTCCAGCCAGGCCATCCGGGCCTCACCTTTGTGGATTGGCAAAAAGAGGCCTTCCGTAAAGGCATCACGCAAAGCCATCAATTATCAGCAAGTGGTGGTACCGAGAACGTTCGCTACTTCTTTTCGGGTAATTACAACGGTCAGGACGGTATCGTACGTGGCTTAGATTACAAGGCCTACTCCTTACGTGCCAACGTTGACGTTACCGCTAACAAATACCTGAAATTCGGTGTCAACATCTCTCCCACCTATTCCATCGCGCATGATCCGGGTGTTGAGGGTAAAGACAACATCTTTCACCAATTATTGAGCGCCACTCCCGTACAGGAATCGGGCCCGGGCGTGTTCATGAACACCGGCCAATGGTCGCAATATGCATGGAGCGTATCTACCAACAGCCCTATCTCCAAACTGCTGTATAACGTAGGCGAGAACAAACGCTACCGTACCCTGGGTACCATTTACGCGGAGTTGAACATTTTGAAGAACCTGACCTTCAGGACCACTTTGAACTTGGACAACACAGATAACACCTCACGTTCATATTCACCTTACCTGAACGCCAGCTCGGCATCGGCCCGTGCGGCACAGACCACGATACTGACCAGCGGCTCGTACAACACCTTCCGCAAACAGACCTTCGTGAACGAGAACACCTTGAACTACAACACCACCTTTGCTAAGGACCACAGCCTTAACTTACTGGCAGGTTTTTCCTTCACTACCGATCGTATCGATCTGCAAACCATGTCATCTAACGGTGGCTACTCCAGCAACGTGATCCAAACCCTTAACGCGGCCAATGCCATCACCGGTGGTTCAACAGCCGAAAAGAACACCTTGGAATCCATGTTCGGTCGTGCACAATACGCTTACAAGAACAAGTACCTGTTATCGGCCAGTATCCGTCGTGATGGTTCATCACGCTTTGGTGCCGATAGCAAATACGGTTACTTCCCTTCGGCATCAGTGGGCTGGCGCATCTCTGAGGAGTCGTTCGCCAAAGGCTGGGGTGCTTTGAGCGACCTGAAACTGCGTTACAGCTACGGCCAGGGTGGTAACTACAACATCGGTAACTACTCTACCATTGCCCAGATCGGCCTATACAATTACTCGCTGAACGGTGCATCAGTAGTTGGCCAGAACGGATCCAACAACCCGACCACCGACCTGCGTTGGGAAAAGACCAAGACCAATGACGTAGGTGTCGATTTCGGTTTCTTCAAGAACCGCCTGACCGGTTCGATCGATTATTATATCAAAGACAACACTGACCTGTTGCTGAACGTGCCTACCCTGGCGGTTACCGGTTTTCAATCGACCCTGGCCAATGCCGGATCGGTACGTAACAAAGGTTTAGAGATCGAACTGACCTCACAGAACTTTGTGCGCAGCAAATTTACCTGGAGCACCACCGTTAACGTGAGCCACAACACCAACAAAGTTACGGCATTGGCCAGCGGCCAAACCCAACTGCTCATCCCGTCAAGCTTTGACATCGAGCACAGTATATTGCGTGTTGGCGAGCCACTTTACTCGATCTATGCCGTAAAGCAGATCGGTATATTGAGCCAGGCCGATATTAATAACAATTACCCGGTTTACCAGGGATCTACCAAAGAGACCGTGGGCGACCCTAAATATTATGATGCCAACGGCGATGGTGTGATCGATGCTAACGACCGTGTGATCGTGGGTCAGCCTAACCCGAAATGGATCTGGGGTATCACCAACACCTTCAGGTATGGCAGCTTTGACCTGAGCGTGCTGGTACAAGGGCAGAACGGTGGCTACATTTACTCGTTACTGGGCCGTGCATTGACCCGTACCGGCCAGGGCTTTACTGATAATGCTCCGGCATTTTACGATCAACGCTGGCGTTCACCATCGAACCCTGGCGATGGCAAAGTGAGCAAGGCCTATTCTACTTTTGGCCGTATAGCCAATACCGACTGGCTGTACTCATCAGATTACTTCCGCGTGCGTAACATCACCTTGGGTTACAATGTGGGTAACAACTTCAAAAAGGTGGGCTTCATCCGTTCGGCCCGTGTATATGTTACCGCCGAGAACTTTTTTGGCCATGACAAATACTACGGTGGTTTGAACCCTGAGGCTACCAACACCAACCTAAGCGGTAGCAACACTTATCCTGAGGCGGGCGATTACGGTGGCTTACCACTGGTTAGATCGCTGGTATTTGGTTTGAACTTTGGTTTTTAA
- the pfkA gene encoding 6-phosphofructokinase, which produces MTNINNIGVYTSGGDAPGMNAAIRAVVKTAHFYNIEVTGIRLGYEGMINGDMMPMKLKSVGNILHRGGTILKTARSAEFRTDEGKQKAYKQLKRHGVDALVAIGGDGTFTGANKFSELFDIPVIGIPATIDNDLKGTDFTIGYDTALNTVIRSVDQIRDTAESHDRLFIVEVMGRDSGMIAMHSGIAAGAEAVMIPEVKNNLEPLFKRLEESKHQKNSKILIVAEGQEIGGGFEIGQIIKERFPHYDTRVSVLGHMQRGGHASCADRVLASRLGVAAVEGLMNGRTREMVGVRHNDVVYVKLDEAILQPSELDLNLLKIIELLS; this is translated from the coding sequence ATGACCAACATCAATAACATAGGCGTTTACACTTCAGGGGGCGACGCGCCAGGCATGAACGCGGCCATACGTGCCGTGGTCAAGACCGCGCACTTTTATAATATCGAGGTCACCGGCATCAGGCTGGGCTACGAGGGCATGATCAATGGCGATATGATGCCTATGAAATTAAAATCGGTAGGCAACATCCTACACCGTGGAGGTACCATATTAAAGACCGCCCGCAGTGCAGAGTTCCGTACCGACGAGGGCAAGCAAAAGGCCTACAAGCAACTGAAGCGCCATGGCGTTGATGCCCTGGTGGCCATCGGTGGCGATGGTACCTTTACCGGCGCCAACAAATTCAGCGAGCTTTTTGATATACCGGTGATCGGCATTCCGGCCACTATTGATAATGACCTAAAGGGTACCGACTTCACCATTGGTTATGATACGGCCCTGAACACCGTGATCCGCTCGGTGGATCAGATCCGTGACACGGCCGAATCACACGACCGCTTATTCATCGTAGAGGTGATGGGCCGCGACTCAGGCATGATCGCCATGCACTCAGGTATTGCTGCCGGTGCAGAGGCCGTAATGATCCCGGAGGTGAAGAACAACCTGGAGCCGCTATTTAAACGTTTAGAAGAAAGCAAACACCAGAAGAACTCCAAGATCCTGATCGTAGCCGAAGGCCAGGAGATCGGTGGCGGGTTCGAGATTGGCCAGATCATTAAGGAGCGCTTCCCGCATTATGATACGCGCGTATCGGTGCTGGGGCACATGCAGCGTGGCGGGCATGCCAGTTGTGCCGACCGTGTGCTGGCCAGCCGCTTAGGTGTGGCCGCGGTAGAAGGCCTGATGAATGGCCGTACCCGGGAGATGGTAGGTGTACGTCACAATGATGTGGTTTACGTTAAACTTGACGAGGCCATATTGCAACCATCAGAGTTAGATCTTAATCTGTTAAAGATCATCGAGCTGCTATCGTAG